gttatttatttctctgtgtgctcATGTGAGCAGGCCACAGAACATGTGTGAAGGTTAgcagacaactttcaggagttagttttctctttccaccacggGTTCCAAGGCTTGAtctcaggtctttttttttttttaatggtttttcgagacagggtttttctgtgtagccctggccgtcctggcactcactctgtagaccaggctggcctcgaactcagaaatccgcctgcctctgcctcccaagtgctgggattattgatCTCAGGTCTTAAAGCTTGCCAGCAAACACTTCGATCTGtccaagccatctcactggcccaagacTAACACCTGTGACTTGGGGCAGAAGACAAAAGTGGAAGAATTCCTGCTTTGTTTCCACACGCTGGTTCTTTCAAAGCCCTGGAGTGTGTCAAGTACATTTGTGTGAGTATGGCTTCCCTACGTGAGCACAGCCCCACCCTTTCCTATCACCCATATCAAGAAGATGATGTCTTGTTCTTCTGTGTTACTGCTTACAGGCTCCAGACAAATATTTGAGATGTCTCTGGGAAGCTCCAGGACACGGTGGCCTGGGTTCACACTGGCTAGGTCATCATGTACATCTGCATGAAGCTAAGAATAAGAAGCATGTGATGGATGCCTTGCATGAGATCAAGTTGAAGTTCACTAGCTTTCAGAAAGCCACAACCCACAGATGTGGGGCTTTACCAGGTTTAATGCAAGTAAATCTGAAGACTTGGAGGCTGAGAAGTAGGTGATGTCCTATGTCCTATGTGGTGtcagagcaggccctgcactctCTCCCGAATCATGCTCAGTAGTAAATCTTATACTCTACCCAAATAAAgctttgaatttttatataaaagactGGAGAGATATCAAACGAACTTTAGGAAGTAAGGGAGCAATTCTTCTGCCTAAAGAGACCAGAGCAGATGTGAGAAAAACACATTGTGTTGGGGGTTAGGGGGCAGGGGGCGTGTAGCCAAGACTTATTCTCCAAagtttcctctgcctctccctggcCCCAGGGATCCAGGATCCAGACAAGACTCTAGGGCAAAGCTCACTGTGGACAAGGCCACAGCCATAAGACTAAGTCCTGAAGACCAGAACACAGCTGTGGTGTCTGGACACTACTCCACCACATTCCTTATCAGCTAGTCAGAGTCCACACAAGTCTGGCCCAGCCCTGACCTGCTgaggcagagaaaccctgtatgaATTACTCTAAAATGAAGTACTTCTAACTTTAACATCCTAaccaagatttttcttttttaaataagcaaaacaaGCCAAGTCTGGGGGTTTATGCCTATAATccaaacacaggaggaaaaagaacaaacaacaaaaactaaataaacaaaagaataaataagcaaaacagCTGTGCCTAGAGACAGACATCTGTCACCTAGGCCACCAGGGAACAGAGGCAGGTCTGTGATCACAAGGCCTGCTGGGCTAAAGGTCAAGGTGAAGCCAGGGTAAAACTCTGTGAAAAAAGTAAACAAGAACTGGATATACAGCTGGGGGAGAGCATTTGCCTGGCACATACAAGGCTCTAGGTTCAACTCTCATTAATGCACAAATAATACACCCCACACTTCACCTGGGAAAGAAAGCATGgtgtttgtttttcctccttcTAGCTTTTTCTGTTCAACATAATTTCTGTTTCTATCCACTTCCTGTGAACATTCAATTTCATCTTTTGTTACAGCTCAACAACATTCCAGGGTTCATGGACTGCGTTTTCATCATATACTCGCCTACTGATGGGGATCGAGGCTGGTTACTGCCAACAGTgcagcaataaacacaaatgtgtAAAATGTCTGTGTGATGTTCACTCAAGAGTTCTTCAGGAGCAGTACAgctgaaaatgtttttaggacCCTCTGTACCAATTCCTAGTTTTCCAGTGTAAGGAGCAcagttcaatccctggcaccaAGAGAAAAGGAGTGTTGTAGACAAACCTAAGAGACTGAGCCTATGTGTTACTCCACGGACAATGCATAATTTATCACGCTGACTTGTTATCTAGTTAAGAAAAGATTTATACCAACtgtgaagaaataatgaaaggaCTTAAGACTGTGGAGCAGGAAACAAGAATGCTCAAAATCAACACAATACAGTGTAAGCTGGGCCCTTTGTCTCTACACCTGCAAATGTTTCTCACCTTTTTCATTAGTTCACTTCTGCTTGTAAACTGTGGCAGGTCTTCCACTTCAATCCCATCAGCCATTTCCATCACCTTGTCCAGAAGGTCTTTATTGTAACTGCACAATAAAAAGCAGTAAGGTAAAAACCCGGAAGACTCACTGTCACTGCCAGTTAGTAAGAAAATGTAGTTCTTAGACTGCAAATGCTACCCCTAGAATACAGAACTGCTTGCTCACTGGTATGGTCACACTATGCCATCTGAGGTTTAatcaatgctcctgcctcagccttctcagtAGCCAGGATACAGATGCGTACATCCGTAGTTCTGTAAAGACTGATTTGACACTGCAGGGGAAACTACAGGTGCCCAGCATACAGGTTCACAAATAGCTCTTCCCGCCTGTGAGTACAGAACTAGGCTTGAAGAATGCCAGTATAGTAGATGTTTCAAGAATTACAAAAACGGGCAGGAGCCATGGCTCGGCAGCCAAGACAGCACTTGAGACTTACAGAGGACCCCGGTTCAGTTTCTACACGGCTGTTCACTTCGGGTCTCAGAGACCTGAGGACCTCTCCTGCCCTCTGAGGACACTGGGTACAAATTTGTtacatatccatacacataaaataaaaatcttttaaaaaaaaattaccaaaacaGAATTTTGGAGAGCtaacagcagttaagagcacttgctctcagaggacccagtttaattcccagcacccatgtcaggtggctcacaactacctgcaacTTCCATTCCGTGGaatccaatgctgtcttctggcctccaacaGCATGAGGCACTCATGTAGTATAGGCATGTGTGGACAAACGCCCACACATATAACACTTAAAATAGCTATGAATAAAAAACTAAATTCAAATTACAGAAACAGGAGCACTTATATACTTGGTAGATTCATGGATGAGATTTGAGAGCCAAAAATTGGATTATTTTAAGACACATAGAACGCTGGTCTCATGAAAATAGCACCTTGTGCTCCTTTTGTTCAGTTCTAGTCATCTGTCTGCGCCTGGATCCTGTAAACTGGGATCTTAAAGAGCACCTAAAGGCAGGAGGAAGAATGGGCCTGGGTGTGATGAGTGTGTCTGGCTCAACATCCTCACATCCTGTCTGACAAATATCTAAGATCTGAAACCAAGTAGCTTCAGTACTGGGGGTGAGGCCCAGTGATAGAGACTTTGGATGTGTAAGGGTCTGGGTTTTGTCCCTAGCACAAAAACCAAAAGGTAAACCAAGTGGTTTGGCCTGGAGGGGTCATGTGACTAGCTAGCCACTACAAAACTCAGGTCTGAGTAAGGTTCTCCTCTTCTAACACAACCTCAAGAAACTCTAGAAGCCTGTAAGAGCTTGGAgctgcatgcctttctgtacaCGGGTGCTTAGGTGGATGGTGTTCTAGGATTACCTGGGCTAGGTAATAAACCAGAGGCCAGTCTCAGTTAATAAAGGAAGACtgccttaaaaattaaaagtcacaAAGGAGTATTAAAAACCTGGTGCCTTTTTCCAGGTGGAATATCTCAAGGCCAGATTCTTGTCTTCCTGGTATGAATGCAATGGCCGGAGCAGGCGGGTTATTGGGACAGCAACAAGAAAGCATGGGTTACTTTCATAAGAGAGAAGccaagaggagaaaggggaggacagATTACATCCTGCCTTATCGTGAAAGCCACCAACGGTGAGATATATCACATTCTCTTGCTAGGTGTCTCCATCTAGAGGGGGGGGTCTGCACTTTTGTCATGTGGGTGATAGGAGCTAATGGACTTCAAACACACTCTGAAAAGGAAATTCTCTGGAGTaataaacagtaataaaaatgacCATCGCAATACAGCCGCCTTAGAGCACACCTGCACTGCACTTCCTATCATTTAGCTGCTGTAGTCATCACAACCACTCATTCACAAGAGAAAAGCGAGGCTCAGAGTGGAGATCCTCCCCGAGGGAATGCTAAGAGGGGATCAGTAGGAGGCAGGAGCCAGGTTCAGCGTGGAGCAGTGTACATGCCCAAGCTGAGGGTCGGCAGCTGGGGACAAGGTCAGCCAGCCGTCAGGGATCCGCACCTGCAACCCAGGAAGAGGTGGTTGGCCCAGACCATAGATAAGGACAGCAGCTGGTCCAGGCGGCCGCCGCCGTCGGGTGGGTCTCGGTAGTCAGGCAGGTGGCGCAGGATGAACTCCATGCGCGCTTTCCATTGCTTCTCACTCTCCGAGTAGGAACGGAACTGCTCGGCGAAGTCGGCGGCCTGCCGCACGCCGGAAACTAGCTTCTCCACCGCGGAGGTGGCATCGCCACCCACCATGGCTCCCGCTGCCGCAGCCGCTACCGCtaccgctgccgctgccgccgctgccgccgccgccgccgccgccgccaagGATCGCACCAGCCCGCCGCTTTCCCGACACGCCCCGCGCCGCCGCCGCACGGCTAGAGCGACCGCGGCTGAGCGCGAGTGCTCTGGAGGACTTATCTGGAGCGCCCTCGCGGGGCACGGAGGCCTAGTGAGGCCCACTGCGTGTTACAACTGTTGGGGATCTTGAGGCCCGCTAACGCCGACATAGAGCTGGCAGCTAGCTGGGTGTCTGCTGGGGAGTCTACAATACCCTTTGTGCCCTAGGGTGTTCCCCAGGTATCTGTCTATTCTCAGCCACACCCGAGGCTTGCTGTACATTCTGTGGATCTCCTTGGGGAGTGAGGTCCTCTCTTTTATGGATCCACTGTGGTCTCAACATCTTCACTGAGGTTGTGTTCTCCTTGCTGTATTCATCATCCATCCAATCAGTACCTACAAAGCATTTTGTTTGGTGCCCAGGATGCCCCACTCCAAAGAACTTTGTGAGGGAGGTAGACATTAGGGAAAGAATTGCCCAAGTAAATAGGACGTTGACaagtcataaaatttaaaataccaaaaaGCTGAAGAAGCAAGGGACCG
The nucleotide sequence above comes from Arvicanthis niloticus isolate mArvNil1 chromosome 6, mArvNil1.pat.X, whole genome shotgun sequence. Encoded proteins:
- the Cdkn2aipnl gene encoding CDKN2AIP N-terminal-like protein, coding for MVGGDATSAVEKLVSGVRQAADFAEQFRSYSESEKQWKARMEFILRHLPDYRDPPDGGGRLDQLLSLSMVWANHLFLGCSYNKDLLDKVMEMADGIEVEDLPQFTSRSELMKKHQN